In Fimbriiglobus ruber, a single genomic region encodes these proteins:
- a CDS encoding cell division protein FtsH, with protein sequence MEPDALAPYDVATAYHEAGHAVVALALGRPVHRVSVLPNHERLGQCEFRKGVFRPSEDWLETEILISLAGLAAEARHTGTYDRAAAGRDLRYVRKLSVQRASERQLERYERRMLAKTENLLADDGHWRAVERIAAELVARGVVSGRAARHFFDEACAAG encoded by the coding sequence ATGGAACCGGACGCGCTCGCACCATACGACGTCGCCACCGCGTACCACGAGGCCGGGCACGCGGTCGTCGCGCTGGCTTTGGGGCGGCCGGTCCACCGGGTCAGCGTGCTGCCGAACCACGAGCGGCTCGGGCAGTGCGAGTTCCGCAAGGGCGTGTTCCGGCCGTCCGAAGACTGGCTGGAGACCGAAATCCTCATCTCACTCGCCGGCCTCGCGGCCGAGGCCCGGCACACGGGCACCTACGACCGCGCGGCTGCCGGGCGCGACCTCCGGTACGTGCGCAAGTTGTCTGTCCAGCGGGCCAGTGAGCGGCAGCTCGAACGGTACGAGCGGCGGATGCTCGCGAAGACCGAAAACCTGCTCGCGGACGACGGCCACTGGCGGGCGGTCGAGCGGATCGCGGCGGAACTGGTCGCCCGCGGCGTCGTCAGCGGCCGCGCCGCCCGGCACTTCTTCGACGAAGCGTGTGCGGCGGGATGA
- a CDS encoding DUF1559 domain-containing protein produces the protein MRRHAFSLLELLVVIAIIAVLVGLLLPAVQKVRAASARTACQNNLKQIALAANNYHSQHAAFPAGSYAPAQVSAIVHLLPQLEQNNIYEMFDPKYLVMTSSQNQQARVQEVATFLCPADPSPARQPHPDDGHPEFLGRCNYFANLGSNAWWQNKNPATAGMFRFAKKPAPVKVSDATDGTSQTALFSEIRRSKLIPNDEENVWAVSYSIWDEQKEAHDLAPFPECNASADSYEYRGLQYFRGVVWTSMYTHTVPVNYAGGEVSLTL, from the coding sequence ATGCGACGCCACGCGTTCTCGCTCCTCGAATTGCTCGTCGTGATCGCGATTATCGCGGTCTTGGTGGGGTTACTCTTGCCGGCGGTCCAAAAAGTCCGAGCGGCGTCCGCCCGGACGGCCTGCCAGAATAACCTGAAGCAGATCGCGCTGGCGGCTAACAACTATCACTCCCAACACGCCGCGTTCCCCGCCGGCTCGTACGCCCCGGCCCAGGTGAGCGCGATTGTCCACCTGCTCCCGCAACTAGAACAAAATAATATCTATGAAATGTTTGATCCTAAGTATTTAGTCATGACATCCAGCCAGAACCAACAAGCCCGAGTGCAGGAGGTCGCGACCTTCCTCTGTCCGGCCGATCCGTCCCCCGCCCGGCAGCCGCACCCCGACGACGGACACCCCGAGTTCCTCGGGCGATGCAACTACTTCGCGAACCTGGGAAGCAACGCGTGGTGGCAGAATAAAAATCCCGCGACGGCCGGTATGTTCCGTTTCGCCAAGAAGCCGGCCCCGGTGAAGGTCAGCGACGCGACCGACGGCACCAGCCAGACCGCCCTTTTCTCCGAAATTCGACGGAGCAAGTTGATACCCAACGATGAAGAGAACGTGTGGGCCGTGTCGTACTCCATCTGGGACGAGCAGAAGGAAGCGCACGACCTGGCTCCGTTCCCGGAGTGCAACGCGTCGGCCGATTCTTACGAGTACCGCGGCTTACAGTATTTCCGGGGTGTCGTCTGGACGTCAATGTATACGCACACCGTACCGGTTAACTATGCCGGGGGTGAAGTCTCTCTAACGCTGTGA
- a CDS encoding transposase, whose product MVEVIPGQASDAPRLEPMLDKTLDRVPVIDELDAGKRFDGDQQRHAYTARGVFANIPNKKNRVHPWAFDPVGSRTEPGRTSGKTKQFRRVATRYEKLAPTFLGLIQLILGFINVKYKDNQKVRII is encoded by the coding sequence GTGGTCGAAGTGATCCCCGGGCAGGCGAGTGATGCCCCGCGGTTGGAACCGATGCTCGACAAGACCCTGGACCGCGTTCCGGTGATTGATGAACTGGACGCGGGCAAGAGGTTCGACGGGGACCAGCAGCGGCACGCGTACACGGCCCGCGGGGTCTTCGCGAACATCCCGAACAAGAAGAACCGGGTCCACCCATGGGCGTTCGACCCGGTCGGGTCGCGAACGGAACCGGGTCGAACGTCTGGGAAGACGAAACAGTTCCGGCGAGTGGCCACCCGGTATGAGAAACTCGCGCCTACCTTCCTCGGGCTGATTCAACTAATATTAGGTTTTATTAATGTAAAATATAAAGATAATCAAAAAGTCAGAATTATATAA
- a CDS encoding IS630 family transposase: MDASHFVLASFLGWVWCFVRLHVRAASGRQRYNVLGALNAVTHELVTEINTTYITATSVCALLHKIAAIGGALPITLVLDNARYQRCALVEHAAKTPGIELLFLPSYSPNLNLIERLWKFVKKEALNSRHHQDFKKFQEAVDRCLADLPTKHREKLATLMTHNFQTWDNVSLLNA, from the coding sequence GTGGACGCGTCGCACTTCGTGTTGGCGTCGTTCCTGGGGTGGGTGTGGTGCTTCGTCCGGTTACACGTCCGGGCCGCGTCGGGACGGCAGAGGTACAATGTGCTGGGCGCGCTGAACGCGGTCACGCACGAGTTGGTGACGGAAATCAACACCACGTACATCACGGCCACCTCCGTGTGCGCCTTACTCCACAAGATCGCGGCCATCGGCGGGGCATTGCCGATCACGCTGGTACTCGACAACGCCCGCTACCAGCGGTGCGCGCTGGTGGAGCACGCGGCCAAGACGCCCGGGATCGAGTTGTTGTTCCTGCCGTCGTATTCCCCGAATCTGAACCTGATCGAGCGACTGTGGAAGTTCGTGAAGAAGGAAGCGTTGAACAGCCGCCACCATCAGGACTTCAAGAAGTTCCAGGAGGCCGTCGACCGTTGCTTGGCCGATCTCCCGACGAAACACCGAGAGAAACTGGCAACCCTGATGACACACAACTTCCAGACGTGGGACAATGTGTCACTCCTGAACGCGTAA
- a CDS encoding helix-turn-helix domain-containing protein: MRPTYSFPEPVVQAIAGARYRHPDPRVQERMEILWLKTRNASHSRIAELANVSRATVQRTLRISAAKVWMGFGRSVGRVNPVH, encoded by the coding sequence ATGCGCCCCACATATTCGTTTCCGGAACCCGTGGTCCAAGCGATCGCGGGTGCTCGTTATCGGCACCCGGACCCGCGTGTCCAAGAGCGGATGGAGATTCTCTGGCTCAAGACCCGGAACGCGTCGCACAGTCGGATCGCAGAGTTGGCCAATGTCTCGCGAGCGACGGTGCAGCGGACCCTGCGGATCTCTGCGGCGAAGGTCTGGATGGGATTCGGTCGTTCGGTTGGAAGGGTCAACCCAGTGCATTGA
- a CDS encoding DUF4139 domain-containing protein produces MRTVRALVLGLIAAASPALVPAPARADETPVKSKIVAVDLFKNGLVVVKSEVVLGKAGTYVLDDVPQPVHGTFWVESAVPLEAVVKLRDVEVPAGDTPPGDLQEDLAGRLVTIHFKGDKRPPLTGTMMKFKPVKAADGFVHGQPGRFVVLQTRTGRTYIEAAEISSVDAENAGEKVKRSLPRLLLTLGATDKAETKVTVRYLSRGMAWAPSYKLDISDPKMLSLEQHAVVKNELTDLAGADVRLISGFPSVQFSHVRSPLSPRTSLAAFFQELGGGGGRDNDFTANAMSQQGFLNNSVGNFRAGGFDLALGATPTGEGVDLHFQPIGKRTLADGEALALTVAKGQTPYERIVEWLIPDTRNEYGQYAGAQGRGNDRGDEADDTAWDALKFKNPLPFPMTTGPATVTADGTFNGQRTSYWVNAGEETVLRVNKALSVRTRATENEALKKENGDDRVFLWVGPRQYRRSTVEGEVAVGNHRKETIQLVVRRRFSGDLISADGSPKSSLREEGVFSVNKRNELLWTLTLKGGEERKLKYTYTVLVAH; encoded by the coding sequence GTGCGTACCGTTCGTGCCCTCGTACTCGGGCTAATCGCGGCCGCGAGCCCCGCCCTGGTCCCCGCGCCGGCCCGCGCGGACGAAACGCCCGTGAAGAGCAAGATCGTCGCCGTCGACTTGTTCAAGAACGGGCTCGTCGTCGTGAAGAGTGAAGTCGTCCTGGGCAAAGCCGGCACGTACGTCCTCGACGACGTGCCCCAGCCGGTCCACGGGACGTTCTGGGTCGAGAGCGCCGTCCCGCTCGAAGCCGTAGTCAAACTCCGGGACGTGGAAGTCCCCGCGGGCGACACGCCACCCGGCGACCTGCAGGAAGACCTCGCGGGCCGGCTCGTCACCATCCACTTCAAGGGCGACAAGCGGCCCCCCCTCACCGGGACGATGATGAAATTCAAGCCGGTGAAGGCCGCGGACGGCTTCGTCCACGGCCAACCGGGGCGGTTCGTCGTCCTTCAGACGCGGACGGGGCGGACGTACATCGAAGCCGCGGAGATCTCGTCGGTCGACGCGGAAAACGCGGGCGAGAAGGTGAAGCGGAGCCTGCCCCGCTTGCTGCTCACTCTGGGCGCGACCGATAAGGCCGAGACGAAAGTGACCGTCCGATACCTGTCCCGCGGGATGGCGTGGGCGCCGAGTTACAAGCTCGACATCTCGGACCCGAAGATGCTCTCGCTGGAACAGCACGCGGTCGTGAAGAACGAACTGACCGACCTCGCCGGCGCGGACGTCCGGCTGATTTCCGGATTCCCCAGCGTGCAGTTTTCGCACGTCCGGTCGCCGCTTTCGCCGCGGACGAGCCTCGCGGCCTTCTTCCAGGAACTCGGCGGCGGTGGCGGCCGCGACAACGATTTCACGGCCAACGCCATGTCCCAACAGGGTTTTCTCAACAACTCGGTCGGTAACTTCCGCGCAGGCGGGTTCGACCTCGCCCTGGGAGCCACGCCGACGGGTGAGGGCGTCGACCTGCACTTCCAGCCGATCGGCAAGCGGACCCTGGCGGACGGCGAAGCCCTCGCCCTGACCGTGGCCAAGGGCCAGACGCCCTACGAGCGGATCGTCGAGTGGCTGATCCCCGACACGCGGAACGAATACGGCCAGTACGCCGGCGCTCAAGGTCGCGGCAACGACCGCGGCGACGAGGCGGACGACACCGCCTGGGACGCGCTCAAGTTTAAGAACCCGCTCCCCTTCCCGATGACGACCGGCCCGGCCACGGTGACCGCGGACGGCACGTTCAACGGCCAGCGGACGAGCTATTGGGTGAACGCGGGCGAGGAGACGGTCCTCCGCGTGAACAAGGCGCTGAGCGTTCGCACCCGGGCGACGGAAAACGAGGCATTGAAGAAGGAGAACGGGGACGACCGCGTGTTCCTGTGGGTCGGCCCGCGGCAATACCGCAGGAGTACGGTCGAGGGCGAGGTGGCCGTCGGCAACCACCGCAAGGAGACGATCCAGCTCGTCGTCCGCCGCCGCTTCTCCGGCGACCTGATCTCGGCCGACGGGTCGCCGAAGTCGTCCCTCCGCGAGGAAGGCGTCTTCTCCGTCAACAAGCGCAATGAACTCCTCTGGACGCTCACCCTCAAGGGCGGCGAGGAGCGCAAGCTGAAGTACACCTACACGGTGCTGGTGGCGCACTGA
- a CDS encoding RluA family pseudouridine synthase, which yields MSEPEDSPAPPTATPESPPLPPLQVLYEDPHLIAVCKPAPLLTQAPDGVPSLEAMVKAYIKEKHAKPAGVYLGIPHRLDRPVSGVVVFARNTKAAQRVHSQFQDRKVSKVYWAAVEGDVAPEAGVWEDWVRKIQAEARVVRAEPDEPGAKKATLGYKVLQKLPAGATLIELAPDTGRMHQLRVQAAWRGHPVFGDVMYGAPRSFGPAWDNPRDKCIALHARRLTIAHPFTREALTFTAPLPAYWEAIGVQLEEPLAAPGDSP from the coding sequence GTGAGCGAACCCGAAGATTCCCCCGCACCGCCCACCGCCACGCCCGAGTCGCCCCCGCTACCACCGCTGCAGGTGCTGTACGAAGACCCGCACCTGATCGCGGTGTGTAAGCCCGCGCCGCTGCTCACGCAGGCGCCGGACGGGGTGCCGAGTCTGGAGGCGATGGTGAAGGCGTACATCAAGGAGAAGCACGCCAAGCCGGCGGGCGTCTACCTCGGCATCCCGCACCGGCTCGACCGGCCGGTGTCCGGCGTGGTGGTGTTCGCGCGGAACACGAAGGCGGCCCAGCGGGTCCACTCGCAGTTCCAGGACCGCAAGGTGAGCAAGGTCTACTGGGCCGCGGTCGAAGGCGACGTGGCGCCGGAGGCGGGCGTGTGGGAAGACTGGGTGCGGAAGATCCAGGCCGAGGCGCGGGTGGTGCGGGCCGAGCCGGACGAACCCGGCGCGAAGAAGGCGACGCTCGGGTACAAGGTGTTGCAGAAGCTGCCGGCCGGGGCGACGCTGATCGAGCTGGCCCCGGACACCGGCCGGATGCACCAACTCCGGGTCCAGGCCGCGTGGCGCGGGCACCCGGTTTTCGGCGACGTGATGTACGGGGCGCCGCGGTCGTTCGGACCGGCGTGGGACAACCCGCGGGATAAGTGCATCGCGCTCCACGCCCGCCGGCTCACCATCGCACACCCCTTCACCCGCGAGGCCCTCACGTTCACCGCTCCGCTGCCGGCGTATTGGGAAGCCATCGGCGTGCAGTTGGAGGAACCGCTGGCCGCCCCCGGAGATTCCCCCTGA